The nucleotide sequence CGGCGCTTTCCTCGTGGAGCCGGGGATGCCCGGTTTTTCGGTCGGCAAAGCCGAGCACAAGATGGGGCTTACGGGATCCCACACCGTTTCCCTGACGTTCGACGAATGCCGGGTCCCGAAGCGAAACCTGCTGGGAAGCGCCGGAGACGGGTTCAAGATCGCGATGGCGGCGCTGGACGGGGGCCGCATCGGCATCGCGTCCTTGTCGATCGGGATCGCCCGGGCAGCCATTGAAACGGCAACGGTCTACGCGAAAGACAGGAAACAGTTCGACCAGCCGATCGCAGAATTCCAGGCGGTCCAGTGGATGCTGGCCGACGCCGCAACGGAGCTGGACGCCGCGCAGCTCCTCGCCTATCGGGCCGCGTTCCTCAAGGAGCAGGGAAGGCCGTATACACGCGATGCGTCGATGGCGAAGATGTTCGCCTCGGAAGCGGCAAACCGGGCCTGCCATAAAGCGGTCCAGATCCTGGGCGGGTACGGCTACATCCGGGAGTACCCCGTGGAACGACACCTGCGCGACGTCAAGGTCAGCACGATCTTCGAGGGGACGTCCGAGATCCAGCGGATCGTCGTCTCTCGGGCGCTCCTGCGGTAGGCGGATCATGAAACCGGGCAACCTCGGACAGGGATACATCCAGGTCTACACCGGCAACGGCAAGGGGAAGACGACGGCCGCCCTCGGGCTGGCGGTCCGCGCGGCAGGGCACGGCCTTCACACCGTGATCGTCCAGTTCATGAAGGGATGGATCGACTACGGGGAGCTCCAGGGAGCGAGGATGCTGGCCCCTTACGTGGAAATCCACCAGGCCGGCAGGGACACCTTCGTGAACCGGAAGAACCCCGATCCGGAGGACATCCGGCTGGCGTTGGACGGGTGGCGGCTGGCGAAAGGAATCCTCTTGGACGGGAAGGCGGACATCCTGGTCCTCGACGAGATCAACTGCGCGATGGACTTCGGCCTGATCCCCTGCGAGGAGGTCGTCGAGGTCCTGAGGAACAAACCGGCCGGAATGGAGGTCGTCCTCACCGGCAGGGGGGCGCCGGCGGCGGTGATCGAAATCGCGGACCTGGTGACGGAGATGAAGGAAGTCAAACATTATTACGCGAAGGGCGTCGACGCGCGAGTCGGGGTGGAGCGGTAACGCGAGGGAGGTGAACCGTGTACGACAGGAAAAAGACCCGGAAGATCTCGGAAGAAAAGAAGCGTTGGGAAAAAACGACCCTGAACCGGGTCCTTTCCCGTTCCCCGGAGCGTCTCTCCCGGTTCTCCACGGTGTCGGACGAGGAGATTGCCGCGCTCTATACGCCGGACCTTCTGGAATCGTTCGATTACGGCAGGGAGCTCTCCTTTCCCGGCGATTATCCTTATACACGCGGCGTCCAGCCGTCGATGTACCGGGGGCGGATGTGGACGATGCGGCAGTTCGCGGGCTACGGATCGGCGGAGGACACGAACGCCCGGTTCAAGTTCCTCCTGGCCCAGGGGCAGACCGGACTGTCGACCGCCTTCCACTTCCCGACCCTGATGGGGTACGACTCGGACTCGCCGCGCGCCAAGGGGGAGGTGGGGAAGTGCGGGGTGGCGGTCGACTCCCTGAAGGACATGGAGATCCTGTTCGACGGCATCCCGCTGGACAAGGTCACCACCTCGATGACGATCAACGGCCCGGCGGCGATGATCTTCGCCATGTACCTGGGCGTCGCCGAAAAGCAGGGGGTCTCCTTCGACAGGCTCGGCGGGACGATCCAGAACGACATCCTCAAGGAGTACATCGCCCAGCACGCGTGGGTATTCCCCCCCGATCCGTCGATGCGGATCATCACCGATATCCTAGGGTACTGCTCCGATCTCGTGCCGAAGTGGAACACCATCAGCATCAGCGGCTACCACATCCGGGAGGCGGGATCGACGGCCGTCCAAGAGCTGGCGTTCACCATCGCCGACGGGATCGCCTACGTACAGGCGGGGGTCGACGCGGGGATCCCGGTGGATAAGTTCGCCCCGCGCTTGTCGTACTTCTTCAATGCCCACGTCGACTTCTTCGAGGAGATCGCCAAGTATCGCGCCGCCCGGCGCATGTGGGCCCGCATCATGAAGGACCGGTTCAAGGCGAAGGACGAGAATTCCTGGAAGCTCCGGTTCCACACACAGACGGCCGGCTGCACCCTGACCGCGCAGCAGCCGGTGAACAACGTGGTGCGCGTCGCCCTCCAGGCGCTTTCCGCCGTCCTTGGGGGGACCCAGTCGCTGCACACGAATTCGATGGACGAGACGCTGGCGCTCCCGACCGAGCATGCCGCCACCATCGCGCTCCGCACCCAGCAGATCATCGCGGAGGAGTCCGGGGTGGCCAACTCCATCGACCCCTTGGGCGGGTCGTTTTTCCTCGAGAAACTGACCAACGAGATGGAAGAAAAGGCCTTGAACTACATCCAGAAGATCGACGAGATGGGAGGAATGGTCAAGGCGGTCAAGCGGGGATACCCGCAGCGGGAGATCGCGGACGCGGCGTTCCACTACCAGCGGCTGGTGGATGCCGGCGAGAAGAGAATCGTCGGCGTCAACTGCTATACAAAGCAGGAGGAGATCCCGATCCCGCTCCTGAAGATCGACGAGCGCGTGGAAAAGAGGCAGATCGAGAGGACCCGGGAGGTCCGCCGGAAGCGCAGCGCGAAGCGGGTGAAGTCCCGCATCGATGCGCTGAAGGACGCGTCGTTGTCGAACACGAATCTCATGCCGCTCCTCCTCGACGCCGTAAAAGAATACGCGACGCTTGGGGAGATCTGCGACGCCTTGCGCGAGACGATGGGCACCTACACCGATCCGGCGATGTTTTAACCCAACGACAAGGGGGACGAGATGGCGAGCGCAGCGGCAAGAATGCAGGAAACGGCGAGAGGGAGAAAACCGGAGCGCAAGGTGCGCATCCTGGTCGGCAAGCCGGGGCTGGACGGTCACGACCGGGGAGCGAAGATCATCGCCCGGGCGTTGCGGGACGCCGGGTTCGAGGTCATCTACACCGGCCTCCACCAGACCCCGGAGATGATCGTGAGCGCCGCGGCACAGGAGGACGTCGACGGGATCGGGCTTTCGATCCTCTCCGGCGCGCACAATTACCTTCTGCCGCGGATCGTGGAGATGCTCCGCGAAAAGAAGATGAACGACGTCGTGGTCTTCGGCGGCGGGATCATCCCGGACGACGACATCCCGAAGCTCAAGAAAAAGGGGGTCGACCGGATGTTCACGCCCGGGACGACGCTCCAGGAGATCGTCAACTACGTACGCGAACGGGTCAAACCCAGGAAATAGAGTCAATTCCCATCAGGAGGGGAGCACGTGAGACCTGTCTATATGGTATCCGGGGGGGTCAGCAAGTTCGAGAAGGCCCGGCCCGACGCGACGTTCCAGAAAATGGTGAAAGAGGCGTTCGACTACACGATGGGCGACGTTCCCCGGCTGAAACCCTCGATGATCGAGGGGTCGGTGGGGTCCTACTTCTCGGACCACTTCACCCGGCAGCTGATGGCGGGGATCATGGCCACGGACTACCTGGGCATGTGCCCCAAGCCGAACAAGCGGATCGAGGGGGGCGGGGCCACCGGGGGTCTGTGCTTTCAGGCGGCGTGGGAATCCGTCGCCTCGGGAAGGATGGACGTCTGCCTCGCGTTCGGCTTCGAGACGATGTCCCACGTCCAGACGTGGAAAGGGAACGAGTTCATCGCGCTGGCGTCCGACGTGAACTTCGACTATCCCGTCGGGGGCTTCTACTCGGGGTACTACGCGATGATGGTCAACCGGCATATCCACGAGTTCGGGACCACCGTCGAGCAGATGGCGATGGTATCGGTGAAAAACCATATGAATGCCTACAACAACCCGTATGCCCAGAAGCGGAAAAGGCTCACGATCCAGGACGTCCGCAACTCCGAGATGGTGGCCTATCCCCTGACGCTTCTGGACATCTGCGTCATGTCGGACGGTGCGGCGGCCTGCATCCTGGCCAGCGAGGAGGCGGCGTTCCGGCTTACGGACCGGCCGGTGAAGATCACCGGGGTCGGGACAGGTACGGACATGATGCGGATGGCCGACCGGCCGCACGGGGAGGTGATCCTCGCCCCCAATGAAAAGAAGAGCGACTACAAGAAGCTGAAGTACCCGGGCGTCCACTCCTTCCGGGCGGGCCGTTCCGCCGGGCTTCAGGCCTACAAGATGGCGGGGATCACGGACCCGGTCCGGGAGATCGACTTCGTGGAGCTGCACGACGCCTACACCTCGTCGGAGATCCAGACGTACGAGGACCTGGCCCTCTGCAAGTACGGCGAAGGCGGGAAGTTCGTCGAGGAGGGGCACCCCTTCATGCCTCAGATCGAATACGGACTGAAGCTCAAGACGAAGGGGACGATCCCCGTCAATCCCTCGGGGGGTCTGATCGCGTGCGGCCACCCGGTCGGTGCGACGGGCCTCATGCAGGCGGTCTTCGCCTTCTGGCAGATCCAGGGGACCATCAAGAAGCACTACGGGTCGCCGGAGCTCCAGTTGAAGAAGGCCAATCGCGGACTCATCCACAGCCACGCCGGCACGGGCACCTATGTCACCGTGTCGATCCTGGAACGGGGGTGGTAATCATGGCGAAGAACGATCCCAAGGCGAAAAACCCCCCGCGTCGCAACCCTGCGGCCAAGCTCGAAGAGGTGATGACGGGGACCACGGTCTTCAACATTCCGTTCCCGAAGGACCTGAATACCCTGAAGTCGATGTCCCCCATCGTCATCAAGCACCCCTACTACGTCGAATACATCCACTCCTACGGACAGGACTCGCCGTTTTTCGCGGGGCTGGCGAACAGGAAGCTCCTGGGGACCCGCTGCGGGAGGTGCGACTACACCTATGCCACTCCGCGGCTGCACTGCACGCGATGCGGCAAGGAGACCAAGTGGGTGGAGCTTCCCCAGGAGGGCCGGGTGCACACGTTCACCACGTGCTACTTCGGCAGCGAGGAGTTCCTGAAGGAAACCCCGTTCCACCTGGTCCTCGTGGAGTTCGACGGCGTGGACACGCTGCTCCTGGCGCGGCTGATCGGCGTCGAAGGGCCGGAAGACATCCGGATCGGGATGAAGATCCGGGCGAAGTTCCGCCGCAACTCGCAGCTCAAGCCCACCGACGTCTACTTCGTGCCGGTCGGTTAGGGGGGCCCGATGGATTTCCGGCTCAAGCCGGAGCACATTGCCTTGCGAGACATGCTCCGATCCTTCGTCGAGAAGGAGGTCCGTCCCCACGCGCGGCAGTGGGATGAAGAAGGGAAGTTTCCTTTTGAGACCGTTGCGAAACTTGGCGAGCTGGGCATCCTGGGCGCCATGGTCCCCGAGGAGTATGGAGGCTCGGGGATGGATACCATCGGCTACGCGATTGCCGTGGAAGAGATCGGGAAAGGAGACGGCTCCCTGGGGCTCACCGTGGCCTCCCACAATTCCCTCTGCACGGCCCACATCCTGGCGTTCGGATCGGAGGCGATCCGGAGGAAGTACCTCCCGGAGCTGGCCTCCGGCAGGATGCTCGGGGCCTGGGCCCTGACGGAGCCCGGGTCGGGCTCCGATTCTCTCAACATGCGAACGAAGGCGGAGTGGAAGGGAGACCGCTGGGTGATCAACGGCAGCAAGATGTTCATCACCCAGGGGAGCGTGGCCTCCGTATTCGTAATCCTCGCGGTGACCGACAAGGAGAAGGGGAGGGACGGGGTGACTGCCTTCCTCGTCGAGGCGGGGTCAAAAGGGCTGTCCGTCGGCAAGAAGCTCGACAAGCTGGGGATGCGATCTTCCGACACGGCGGAGCTGGTGTTCGAGGATCTCGAGGTCCGGCCCGGGAGCGTCATCGGCGCAGTCCATTCCGGTTTCCGGGACACGATGCGGAATCTGGCGGGGGGGCGCATCTCGATCGCCGCCCTCTCGGCGGGCATCGGGCTCGGCGCCATGGAGGAGGCCATCGCGTATGCGAAGGAGCGCCGGCAGTTCGGCCAGGCGATCGCGGAGTTCCAGGCGATCCAGTGGATGTTCGCGGACATGGGAACGGAGCTCGAGGCGGGGGAACTCCTCACCCTGCGGGCCGCGTACCTCAAGGACGCGGGGAAGCCGTACGTCCAGGAGGCCGCCATGGCCAAGCTCTTCGCCTCCGAGGCCGCGATGCGGGCCACGATCAAGACGGTGCAGATCCTGGGCGGCTACGGGTACATCCAGGAATACCCCGTGGAGCGGTTCATGCGGGACGCCAAACTGTGCGAGATCGGGGAAGGCACTTCCGAAATCCAGCGCCTGATCATCGCCAGGCGGCTGGTCCGGGGAGCTTGAACCCAACCGGCAGAGTACATACCGAGGGTTCAAGCTCCGAGCCCGCCGACGACGAAGAGGGGAAAAGCCCGCAGAGATTCGGGCGACAGGCGGGCGAGGCGGGCAATGCGCGGACGCGATGTCCGAGCGGGAGCAGTGCCTCTCTTCGGCGTGAGATAACGACGCAAGGAGCGGCTTTATTCGATGACGGTATCGTTAAAGGACATTCTCGCCGGTGACGTACGCGTCGCGGCGAGACTCATGCGGGACCTGGACGATGAGATCCCGGCCGCGCACCGGGTGCTGAAGCGGCTCTACAAGCACACCGGGCGGGCCTACATCCTGGGGATCACCGGGGCTCCCGGCGCGGGGAAGTCGACCCTCGCCGACGGCCTCATCGATCTTCTGCGAAAGCAGGGAAAGACGGTGGGGATCGTCGCCGTCGACCCGACCAGTCCGTTCACCGGCGGGGCGATCCTCGGCGACCGGATCCGCATGCAGAAGCACACCCTCGACGAGGGCGTTTTCATCCGCAGCCTCGCCACCCGGGGGCACCTGGGCGGCCTCTCCAAGTCGACCATCGACATCGTCAATGTGATGGACGCCATGGGGAAGGACGTCGTGATCATCGAGACCGTCGGGGTCGGGCAGGACGAGGTGGAGATCGTCAAGGTGGCCCACACCAACCTCGTCGTCGTCGTGCCGGGGCTGGGGGACGACATCCAGGCCATCAAGGCCGGGATCCTCGAGATCGCCGACATCTTCGTCGTCAACAAGTCGGACCGCGAGGGGGCGGACAAGACCCGCCGGGAGCTGGAGACGATGGTGTCGATGAACGAATACGGGGAAGGGGACTGGATCCCTCTCGTCCTTCCGGCGGTCGCCCAGAACGGATCCGGGCTCCCCGATCTCCTGGAGGCGATCGACCGGCACCGCCAGTTCATTTACCGGGAGGAGAACCTCGGCCGATACCGGACGGGAAAGGCGCGGGTGGAGCTGCTGGAGATCTTGAAGAAAAAACTGCTCGAGAAAGCGGTGGACGACCTCGAGCGGCACAACCTCCTGGACCCGCTGATCGACGAGATCGTCCGGAAACGGAGAGACCCCTATTCCGTCGTGGAGAAGGTCGTCGACCATAGTTACGCGTTCCACCTCGTGGAGGGGGAGCGGCGCAACGCGGGGAAGGGGAAGAAGAAGTGAGCCGGATCCGCCAGGAAGGGAAGGTCGAGTACCGGTTCGAGCACCCGGACGAATTCCGGGAGTTCGTTCGCGACAAGAAGAGCCGGAAGCCTGCGGACAAGCTCTGCGAAGCCAAGGATGCCGTTTCCCGGTTCGTCAGAGACGGGGACTACATCGTTTACGATTTTTCCAGCCTGACGCGCGGTCCGCAGGCGCTGATCCGGGAGGTCATCCGGCAGAAGAAGAAGGACCTCTGGATCGGCGCGGAGTTCACTCTTCACGAGTCGGCGCTGCTGACGGGCGCGGGGTGCGCCACCCGGATCGACGTGGGGTTCCTGGGATACGGCAACTACATCGGCCAGGCGGTATGCGACGGGCGCGTCAAGGTATACGAGTGGACCAACGGAGGGCTGGCGCTCCGCATCCTGGCCGGGGCTCGCGGCGTTCCCTTCCTTCCCACACGGGATCTTCTGGGGTCGGACAACCTGGCCGTTTCGGCGGCGAAGGTGATCGAGGATCCGTACACCAAGCTGCCGATATGCCTGGTGCCGGCCCTCAACCCGGACGTCGCATTCATCCACGTCCACCAGGTGGACATCCACGGAGACGCCCGGATCTTCGGCACGAACCTTTTCGCCCTCGAGGCGGCCTTGGCCTCCCATCGCGTCATCGTGTCGGCGGAGGAGATCGTCACCCCGGACGAGTTCCGCAAGGACCCGATGCGGACGACGATCCCGTACTTCCTCGTCGACGCGGTGGTCCACGCCCCTTTCGGCGCCTACCCGGGGGCCATGCCGGCCCGGTACGAGATCGACCTCGAGCACGTGGACCGGCTGAACGCGATCCGGAACGACGAGCAGATGAAGAACTACCTCGACGAGAACATCTACAGCGTGGCCGACCACGAGGAGTTCCTCGACAATCGCGTCGGCGCCGCCAGGATGAAGGAGCTCCGCGGACGAGCCACGATCATCGAGGGGTACCGATGAATCTTCACGTACGACTCCATTCCATCGCGCAGCGTGCGCCGGACCCCTCTTCGGCTGCGCCGCCTCGGAAGGGGACTCCGTTCGTGGCTCGCCGTGTGGTGGACCCGCACGGCTGCGCTTTACCTCACTTCGCCCCCCTCCTGCGGCGGCTCCGCCGGACCCTCCTGCGGCATGCGCCATCCGTTTGGGGCGCTTACAGCAGCCGCTTGCGGCAAAATGGAGGAGAACGATGTCGCGGACGGTAGAGTTCACCGACACGGAGTTCATGATCGCCCAGGGAGCGCGCCTGCTCGAGGACGGCAAGACCTTCTTCGTGGGGTGGGGGATCCCTCAGATCGTGGCCATCCTCGCGCAGAAGCTCTACGTTCCCAACGTCGTCCAGCTCTTCGAGTTCGGTGCCGTTGGGCCGCAGTCGATCCTCCCGTTCGTCCGGGGAACGATGGGAGGACCGCAGAACACCTACCGGTCGCTGCAGTGGCTCAACATGAACTGGGCGTTCGCCTATTCCGCCTCAGGATATATGGATTACGGGATGCTCGGCGCGCTGCAGATCGACCCGTACGGGAACATCAACTCCACCTACCTCGGGGGGACCTTCGAGAAGCCCGAGCGGCGGTTTGCCGGAAGCGGCGGGGGGAATCAGGTCGCCTCCCACTGCTGGAGGACGGTCATCATCATCAGGCACGAGGGGCGCCGCTTCGTGCCGAAAGTGGAATTCCTCACCTCCCCCGGATTCCTGACGGGGCCCGGGGCCCGCGAGAAGGCGGGCCTGCCGAAAGACACCGGGCCCTACCGGGTCGTGACGTCGAAAGCGCTCTTCGGCTTCGACGATCGCAACAGGGAGATGACCCTCCTGTCGGTTCTGCGCGGGCTGAACCCCGAGGACGTGGTCAAGGAAATGGCCTTCCGGCCCCTCGTCGCGAAGACCGTCACCGAAATTCACCCACCCACCGAGGACGAACTGCGCCTCCTGCGGGAAGAGATCGACCCCTCCCGAATCATCATCCGCGGGGAACGGATGTCGGCGATCGCCTGAACCGATTCGACCCCACCAGCGCCGTCGTTGAATAGCCCCTCCCGGATGCTATAATAAAATGCTATGCCAAAGCTCGTTTACATCGAGACGTTCGGCTGCCAGATGAACGAGGTGGATTCGGCGCGGATGGTTTCCCTCCTTGAATCGGTGGATTACCGCCCGGCGTCCTCTCTTGCGGAGGCGGACCTGGTCCTCCTCAACACCTGCAGCGTCCGCGAGAAAGCGGATCAGAAGATCCGCAGCGCCCTCGGAGGGCTGCGACGGTGGAAGAGTGCCCGCAAGGGGCGGATTGTGGCCGTTGGGGGGTGCCTGGCGCAGCAGGAGGGGCTGCGGCTTGCCGAAAGGGCGCCCCACGTGGATATCGTCTTCGGGACCCACAACATCGCGCGCCTTCCCGACCTCGTCCGAAGGGCGGAAAAGACGAAACCCTCAATAGAAATCGATTTCTCGGGGGACACGAGTCACTGGGAAGTGACCCCCTACCTTCCCGTCGGTGCGGCCAGCGCGATGGTAACGATCATGCAGGGATGCGACAACTACTGCTCCTACTGCATCGTCCCCTATGTGCGGGGGAGGGAGATCAGCCGTCCCTCGAAGGAAATCCTGGGAGAGGTCCGGAGGCTTGCGGACCGCGGGGTGGCCGAAGTGATCCTGTTAGGGCAGAACGTGAATTCCTACGGAAGAAAGGAGGGGGAAATCCCATTCCCCGAGCTGCTCCGGCGGATCGCCCGCATTCCCGGAATCGCGCGGATCCGGTTCCTCACCGCCCATCCGAAGGACCTCGATCCGGAAACCATCGGCCTTTTCGGCGAAATCGAGGCGCTTTGTTCGCACCTCCATCTTCCCATCCAGTCGGGCTCCGACCGGATCCTGTCGGCCATGGGGCGGGGGTACTCGCGCAAAGAGTACCTGGAGAAGGTCGATCCATTGCGGAGGGCGAGGCCCGGGATCGGCTTCTCGTCCGATTTCATCGTCGGTTTCCCGGGCGAGACGGAAGCCGATTTCGATGAGACCCTCTCCATCATGGAAGAGGTCCGCTACGA is from Deltaproteobacteria bacterium RBG_16_64_85 and encodes:
- a CDS encoding methylmalonyl-CoA mutase: MQETARGRKPERKVRILVGKPGLDGHDRGAKIIARALRDAGFEVIYTGLHQTPEMIVSAAAQEDVDGIGLSILSGAHNYLLPRIVEMLREKKMNDVVVFGGGIIPDDDIPKLKKKGVDRMFTPGTTLQEIVNYVRERVKPRK
- a CDS encoding methylmalonyl-CoA mutase, translating into MYDRKKTRKISEEKKRWEKTTLNRVLSRSPERLSRFSTVSDEEIAALYTPDLLESFDYGRELSFPGDYPYTRGVQPSMYRGRMWTMRQFAGYGSAEDTNARFKFLLAQGQTGLSTAFHFPTLMGYDSDSPRAKGEVGKCGVAVDSLKDMEILFDGIPLDKVTTSMTINGPAAMIFAMYLGVAEKQGVSFDRLGGTIQNDILKEYIAQHAWVFPPDPSMRIITDILGYCSDLVPKWNTISISGYHIREAGSTAVQELAFTIADGIAYVQAGVDAGIPVDKFAPRLSYFFNAHVDFFEEIAKYRAARRMWARIMKDRFKAKDENSWKLRFHTQTAGCTLTAQQPVNNVVRVALQALSAVLGGTQSLHTNSMDETLALPTEHAATIALRTQQIIAEESGVANSIDPLGGSFFLEKLTNEMEEKALNYIQKIDEMGGMVKAVKRGYPQREIADAAFHYQRLVDAGEKRIVGVNCYTKQEEIPIPLLKIDERVEKRQIERTREVRRKRSAKRVKSRIDALKDASLSNTNLMPLLLDAVKEYATLGEICDALRETMGTYTDPAMF
- a CDS encoding nucleotide-binding protein gives rise to the protein MSPIVIKHPYYVEYIHSYGQDSPFFAGLANRKLLGTRCGRCDYTYATPRLHCTRCGKETKWVELPQEGRVHTFTTCYFGSEEFLKETPFHLVLVEFDGVDTLLLARLIGVEGPEDIRIGMKIRAKFRRNSQLKPTDVYFVPVG
- a CDS encoding acetyl-CoA acetyltransferase (Catalyzes the synthesis of acetoacetyl coenzyme A from two molecules of acetyl coenzyme A. It can also act as a thiolase, catalyzing the reverse reaction and generating two-carbon units from the four-carbon product of fatty acid oxidation), with protein sequence MRPVYMVSGGVSKFEKARPDATFQKMVKEAFDYTMGDVPRLKPSMIEGSVGSYFSDHFTRQLMAGIMATDYLGMCPKPNKRIEGGGATGGLCFQAAWESVASGRMDVCLAFGFETMSHVQTWKGNEFIALASDVNFDYPVGGFYSGYYAMMVNRHIHEFGTTVEQMAMVSVKNHMNAYNNPYAQKRKRLTIQDVRNSEMVAYPLTLLDICVMSDGAAACILASEEAAFRLTDRPVKITGVGTGTDMMRMADRPHGEVILAPNEKKSDYKKLKYPGVHSFRAGRSAGLQAYKMAGITDPVREIDFVELHDAYTSSEIQTYEDLALCKYGEGGKFVEEGHPFMPQIEYGLKLKTKGTIPVNPSGGLIACGHPVGATGLMQAVFAFWQIQGTIKKHYGSPELQLKKANRGLIHSHAGTGTYVTVSILERGW
- a CDS encoding cob(I)yrinic acid a,c-diamide adenosyltransferase — protein: MKPGNLGQGYIQVYTGNGKGKTTAALGLAVRAAGHGLHTVIVQFMKGWIDYGELQGARMLAPYVEIHQAGRDTFVNRKNPDPEDIRLALDGWRLAKGILLDGKADILVLDEINCAMDFGLIPCEEVVEVLRNKPAGMEVVLTGRGAPAAVIEIADLVTEMKEVKHYYAKGVDARVGVER
- a CDS encoding acyl-CoA dehydrogenase; this translates as MDFRLKPEHIALRDMLRSFVEKEVRPHARQWDEEGKFPFETVAKLGELGILGAMVPEEYGGSGMDTIGYAIAVEEIGKGDGSLGLTVASHNSLCTAHILAFGSEAIRRKYLPELASGRMLGAWALTEPGSGSDSLNMRTKAEWKGDRWVINGSKMFITQGSVASVFVILAVTDKEKGRDGVTAFLVEAGSKGLSVGKKLDKLGMRSSDTAELVFEDLEVRPGSVIGAVHSGFRDTMRNLAGGRISIAALSAGIGLGAMEEAIAYAKERRQFGQAIAEFQAIQWMFADMGTELEAGELLTLRAAYLKDAGKPYVQEAAMAKLFASEAAMRATIKTVQILGGYGYIQEYPVERFMRDAKLCEIGEGTSEIQRLIIARRLVRGA
- a CDS encoding CoA-transferase produces the protein MRQEGKVEYRFEHPDEFREFVRDKKSRKPADKLCEAKDAVSRFVRDGDYIVYDFSSLTRGPQALIREVIRQKKKDLWIGAEFTLHESALLTGAGCATRIDVGFLGYGNYIGQAVCDGRVKVYEWTNGGLALRILAGARGVPFLPTRDLLGSDNLAVSAAKVIEDPYTKLPICLVPALNPDVAFIHVHQVDIHGDARIFGTNLFALEAALASHRVIVSAEEIVTPDEFRKDPMRTTIPYFLVDAVVHAPFGAYPGAMPARYEIDLEHVDRLNAIRNDEQMKNYLDENIYSVADHEEFLDNRVGAARMKELRGRATIIEGYR
- a CDS encoding acyl-CoA dehydrogenase: MRFDLTDEQQQVLDMVRSLARKSFAPKAAEIDEAARYPEENMRQLAELGLLGMLYPAAYGGSEAGALAYNVALREVAGGCASTAVGMGVTNMVGETIWRFGNEEQRRKFLPGLASYDILLGAYALTEPSAGSDAGSLKTAAVEDGDHYVLSGNKVFVTNGAYAGVTIVMAVTQREPRRIGAFLVEPGMPGFSVGKAEHKMGLTGSHTVSLTFDECRVPKRNLLGSAGDGFKIAMAALDGGRIGIASLSIGIARAAIETATVYAKDRKQFDQPIAEFQAVQWMLADAATELDAAQLLAYRAAFLKEQGRPYTRDASMAKMFASEAANRACHKAVQILGGYGYIREYPVERHLRDVKVSTIFEGTSEIQRIVVSRALLR
- a CDS encoding tRNA (N6-isopentenyl adenosine(37)-C2)-methylthiotransferase MiaB produces the protein MPKLVYIETFGCQMNEVDSARMVSLLESVDYRPASSLAEADLVLLNTCSVREKADQKIRSALGGLRRWKSARKGRIVAVGGCLAQQEGLRLAERAPHVDIVFGTHNIARLPDLVRRAEKTKPSIEIDFSGDTSHWEVTPYLPVGAASAMVTIMQGCDNYCSYCIVPYVRGREISRPSKEILGEVRRLADRGVAEVILLGQNVNSYGRKEGEIPFPELLRRIARIPGIARIRFLTAHPKDLDPETIGLFGEIEALCSHLHLPIQSGSDRILSAMGRGYSRKEYLEKVDPLRRARPGIGFSSDFIVGFPGETEADFDETLSIMEEVRYDFAFSFKFSPRPGTLAATLPGAIPTDVAARRLHRLQSLQDAHTRERLTACVGKEMEILIEGRSARDDGQLCGRTSCHKVVNFSPKETLTGPFRKVFIRSAGAHSLSGAEGDSRG
- a CDS encoding CoA-transferase → MSRTVEFTDTEFMIAQGARLLEDGKTFFVGWGIPQIVAILAQKLYVPNVVQLFEFGAVGPQSILPFVRGTMGGPQNTYRSLQWLNMNWAFAYSASGYMDYGMLGALQIDPYGNINSTYLGGTFEKPERRFAGSGGGNQVASHCWRTVIIIRHEGRRFVPKVEFLTSPGFLTGPGAREKAGLPKDTGPYRVVTSKALFGFDDRNREMTLLSVLRGLNPEDVVKEMAFRPLVAKTVTEIHPPTEDELRLLREEIDPSRIIIRGERMSAIA
- a CDS encoding GTPase, with product MTVSLKDILAGDVRVAARLMRDLDDEIPAAHRVLKRLYKHTGRAYILGITGAPGAGKSTLADGLIDLLRKQGKTVGIVAVDPTSPFTGGAILGDRIRMQKHTLDEGVFIRSLATRGHLGGLSKSTIDIVNVMDAMGKDVVIIETVGVGQDEVEIVKVAHTNLVVVVPGLGDDIQAIKAGILEIADIFVVNKSDREGADKTRRELETMVSMNEYGEGDWIPLVLPAVAQNGSGLPDLLEAIDRHRQFIYREENLGRYRTGKARVELLEILKKKLLEKAVDDLERHNLLDPLIDEIVRKRRDPYSVVEKVVDHSYAFHLVEGERRNAGKGKKK